A window of Mustela nigripes isolate SB6536 chromosome 9, MUSNIG.SB6536, whole genome shotgun sequence contains these coding sequences:
- the SLC31A2 gene encoding protein SLC31A2, whose translation MHFIFSNEVVLLFDFWSVHSPAGMALSVVVVLLLAVLYESIKVGKAKLLYQAAVSLSIPTSQLTEETDQDSSGSDSPPVSRTRLRWFFCHFGQSLIHVVQVVIGYFMMLAVMSYNTWIFFGVILGSAVGYYLAYPLLSMV comes from the exons ATGCATTTCATCTTCTCCAATGAGGTGGTGCTTCTGTTTGATTTCTGGAGTGTCCACAGTCCTGCAG GCATGGCCCTTTCGGTAGTGGTGGTCCTGCTCCTGGCTGTGTTGTATGAAAGCATCAAGGTTGGCAAAGCCAAGCTGCTCTACCAGGCCGCAGTGAGCCTGTCCATCCCCACCAGCCAGCTCACTGAGGAGACAGACCAGGATTCTTCTGGCTCAGACTCACCCCCGGTCAGCAGAACCCGTCTCAG GTGGTTTTTCTGTCACTTCGGCCAGTCTCTAATCCATGTTGTTCAGGTGGTCATAGGCTACTTCATGATGCTGGCTGTCATGTCGTACAACACGTGGATCTTCTTCGGCGTGATCCTTGGCTCTGCTGTGGGCTACTACCTGGCCTACCCGCTTCTCAGCATGGTTTAG